Below is a window of Gimesia chilikensis DNA.
AGTGACCAGGAAATAGCCTTCCAGAAGTCCTGTCGAGGCAACCGAGCATTGCCAGACCAGGGTGAGCGGTCCATCTCCCTTGGGGGACTGTGATGTCTGTCGCAGATCAACCGTCATGGGCAGGTTCTGCGCATGGACGGCAGCAGGCATCGACAGACACAGCCACCAGATCATAATCAGGAGTTGGCGCAACATGGTTCGATTTCAGGTTGAGGACGAATTTTTAAGTAGGAACACCCGATGGTTTGCGTTGGAAATACCACCATTCGAGTAGTAACAGGAAAAACGCGATCAGGGCAAACTCACTCCAGAGCGGTTTATCGCTGTCAATCTGGGCTGCCGCTGCGCTGACCGGAACTTCGCTGAACTGGATCTTCTCTACGGAAACGAGAGAAGTCTCCAGAGGGTTCAATAAACTCACGCCAATTTGGGCATCTTTAGCACCTTCGCCACTGATGTTGTAAGTGCCAACGTGGAGCGCTGCGATGCCGGACAACACGCCATTTGCATCACTCTCTACAGACAACGACTTGCCGACGGGGGTTTTTATCTGATAGGTCTGTTCCGGCTGGTATTCCACGACTGGTAAGACTGGTGTCGCGGCAGCCTGAGTTTCGGCGATCCCGGCCTCCTGCAGAGTCAGCTGGACCAGGTTCGAAACCATGATGGGAAAACCAACCCGGTAAGGGAGCGTCGAACGGTCTGTATCGAACAGGAAATAGAATTCCTGATCGGTGGGAGTCCGTTTCTGCAGTAACAGTGGTCCCAGTTTGCCGTGAATCAGAACTTCGTAGCCCAGTTCTTCCAGATTTTCTACGCCGGAGTTTTCTGTCCAGACCGGCTGCTGGGTGATCTGGACATCACCTAATTGGACGTGTCTGAGCAGCGATGAACTGCGGTTCCAGTCCACCACTTCGGTCAGTTCCGTTTCCAGCTTGATATACTTCTCTAACTCCTCCGGTACAAAACCGACTCCCAGTTTGATTAATGCTTCACGATCCATATCCTTAGCGGCACCGGAAATGACCAGATCGTATTCCGCAGGCGCTGAGCTTTGATCTGGTTGTGGATACAGGATCATCTCGGAGTTTTCATCCAAAGCATACCGATAGCTGGCTAACTCAGGATCCACATAAACCAGAAGTTGACGAGACTGTGGAATGGTCAGATAGGCTTCGTTATCTGCGACCAGACTGTCTGATCCTGCAGGAGTCAGGATAGCTTTAATTTTTGAAGCGCCTCCCGCATCAACGGCGAATTCCAGTCGTTGTGATTCTCCTGGGCCCAGAACAATCTCTTCCCGGGCCACACTCTGTCCATCCTGGATCAGTTCGACGGAGGCGGAACTGTCTGCCTGTTTTGAGTTCTCGATTCGCAGGAAGACGTCCCAGGTCCCCGCCTGATTTTTGCGGGCATTCATGGAGGTGATTCCGACATTCACGCCAGCAGGAGGCAACAGCTGGTAATTCAGCTCAAAGGGGAGTTCAAAGTCGATCTCTTGTGGGAAATTGCCATCGGAGTAGAAGAGGACTGATTTAATCGGGGCGGTGCGTGAGAGTGCCTGTGTCATCCGCAGCGCGTCTTCCAGCTGGCTGGGAACATCATCCACTTCCAGTGATGCCAGCGACTTTTTGAGGACACGCTGATTGTCGGTGAAGTCAGTCAGCCGACGGGCAGTCGAGCCGACGGCGACCAGCGAGATTCTCTGGTCGGGCAGCATGTTCTCGATCAGCTCATTCACTCGCTCTTTGGCGAGAGCCAGCCGTGACTTTTTCGTTTCCGGATCGGTCGCAGCCATACTGGCGGAACAGTCGATCAGAATCGGCAGATATTCGGCCCGCTCTGCCCCGCTCTGGATATAAGGCTGCATCAAAGCCAGAACCAGGAACAGCAGTAACAGGATCTGCAGCAGCAACAGAATGCTGCGTTTGAATTTCTGAAAGGGAGAATTCACCCGACGGTCATTGATGACCTGGCTCCAGAGTGCCAGCGAAGGCACGCGCTGATGCGGTCGCTTGAGTTTCAAAAAGTAAAACAGGAGCAGCGGAATCAGTAGCAGAAGAAACCAGGCGCCCTGCAGAGCATAAAAGCCGGGCCAGAAATTCATCGTACCCATCCTTTCCGCCGCAGCTGATCAAAGAGAACATGCTCCAGGGAATCGCCACTGTTAACTGACAGAAAACGTCCCGAACGCTGTCGACACAGTGTTGAGAGGTGGTCTTCCAGCATGGCCCGATGCTCGTGATATAATCCCAGCAGATCCCCCGCTGAAGAAATATCGAGAGTCTGGCCTGTCTCGCTGTCAACCAGACGCAGGTCCCCGTTGATTTCCGGATTGACCTCCGAAGGAGCCAGAATCTGAACCCCGAAGATTTCCAGTCCTGCACTGAATAACATGTTCAAAGGACGCTGCAGGTCACCGAAAGATTCAAAATCGGAGAGAATAACCGCGATCCCTCGTCCACGGTGCGTCCGTAAAACATCTTCTACGGCCTGCTCGACCGGTTCATCTCCACCTGGTTCCAGAGACGTCAGAAAGTCAAACAGTCGCTTCATACTGACCCGGCCCGATGAGGGTGGAAACTGGGCGGGACGACCTCCCCTTTGATTACAGGCATATACGCTGACCTTCTCAAAGTTTAACAGCCCCATTACACCGAAAGCAGCAGCCAACTGTTTTCCCCGTTCGAATTTATCTTCGTAATCCATTGAAGACGAGGCATCGAGGATGATGACGACATGCATTTCCTCTTCGTGCTGATACTGTTTCATGAAGGGACGATTCAGACGCGAAAAAATATTCCAGTCGATGTAGCGGACGTCATCGCCGGCCACGTAGTTCCGATAATCAGAAAACTCGGTACTCGATCCCCCTTTGCCGGTCAGGTGTTCGCCGTGACTTCGATTGGTGAGCCGCCTGGTCGGGTTGAGGCGCATCCGCTCCAGCATCGATAACGTCTTGTTATCGAACAACGGGGTATACTGCGTTAAGGCTGAATTCTCGGCCACGGTCCGTTACTCCTTCTCGGGCAGTTCCTGGCAGATTTTGGTGATCAGATCGGTTACTTTGATATTTTCAGCCTGCCCGTCATAGTTGAGCAGCACCCGATGCTGCAGCACCTCGTTCGCAAAGTAGCGAATGTCTTCAAACGCCACATGCGCCCGGCCTTCACTCAACGCACGCACCCGTGCCGCTTTTACCAGGGATTGCGCTGCCCGGGGACTGGCGCCCCAGTGAATGAATCTGCGGACTTCATCGGTTGCGAAATCGGTTCCCGGATGGGTTGAGAGCACCAGGCGAATGGCGTAGTCGCGGATTGGTTCGACAACCACAACCTTTTCCAACACCGAACGCAGTTCCAGAATCTGGCTGCTGTTGAGCAACTTGGTCAGTTCGACCGGCTGTTTCAGAATGGTCTGCTGCACAATCGTGTTGAGTTCGGCACGGTTGGGGAATGGGACATTAATCTTAAACATAAAGCGGTCCAGCTGTGCTTCCGGAAGTGGATAGGTCCCTTCCTGCTCAATCGGGTTCTGGGTTGCCATCACGAAAAAGGGCTGGTCCAGCCGATACTGTGTCCCACCGGCGGTGACGGTTCCTTCCTGCATCGTTTCCAGCAGGGCCGACTGTGTCTTGGGCGATGCCCGGTTGATTTCATCTGCCAGCAGCAACTGAGTAAAAATCGGTCCTTTGCGGAATTCAAAACGGTAGGTCCCGGTTTCGTCGGTACTCATGATATTGGTGCCGATAATATCCGCAGGCATCAGGTCGGGGGTAAACTGAATCCGTTGAAAATGAAGGTCCAGTACCCGGGAGAGTGCTTTCACCAGTTCGGTTTTCCCCAGTCCGGGGACCCCTTCCAGCAGGACATTGCCGCCACAAAACAAGGCATAGAGTGTCGATTCCACGACTCGCTCCTGGCCGATAATCATCCGGCCTACTTCGGATCGCACCTCGTTGAACACTTTTTTAAAGTGATCGGCTTCGGCCTGTAACACGATGGGTTCGTCGGTTGTTTCCGGCTGATTCATATTATTCTCCACGGTTGAAAACCTGTCTGATTACTGATCGTTATCTTTGTCTTCTGAATTTCGTTTTCGTTTCATGTCCAGTAAACGCCCTGTCGTGGACTGATTATCCGGTGGCGTTTGCGGCGGAGGTGCTGCCGACTGCTGTTTTCCGGAATCCTTTGCACCGGGGGGCTTCGGAGTGGCTGCAGGCCCCTTCTGCAGACGTTGCTCCTGTAGTTGGGCGAGTGTCGACTGGCCAGTTTGTTCGGTCGGACCACCGCGGCGGGCATCCAGATCGTCCACCACATCCTGTTTGCGTTGCAGCAGGGCGCCCATCGTAGCGGTACTCTGCTTCTGCTCCTTCCCGAACCCAAACCAGCCTTTGATGACGTACCAGTCAAGCTGTACCCGACGGATGGCAACGTCCAGAGGAACCAGGATTGCCAGTGCCATCAGAAACCAGTCGAAGACCGGGTTGGAACTCTGTTTAGGATCGCGGCGACCGTAAATTACATCCGTTGCGATGGCGGGATCCAGTCGCTGGCCGCCGGTTCGTTGTGCGATTTCTTCCAACACGATGGGATTCGAACGGAACCGCAGGAATTCCGGTGAATAAGGTACAATAAAACCCCCGTTGGCGTGATCTTCCCGTTCCCCCGATTTTCCAAGAGCCGTGACCTGGTAGCGCCCCTTGCCCCAGAGAGGTACTTCTGCCTGGTAGCGACGGGGGCTGACCTGCTTGAGTACCACGGTCTCCTTTCGATCATGAGGACCTGCAATCCGGGCTGCAACATTCAGAAACGATTCTTCCGGGTGAAAGTCTTCCACCATGATCGTTGCTTTATTACCTGTGACATGGCTCCACAGTTTCAGATGATCCTGTTTCTGCACACGCGAGATCTTGATCATCAGCTGTTTGACAAACGCCTGGTAATGATCCCAGTTGACCCAGTCTTTCCCCCAGTTGGGTGAGAGGTCTGAAGTAAAGGCGGCCGTCGTTCCCAGTCCGTAACGCCAGAAGGAGAGGACCGGATCAATTTCCCCTTCGGCCTCTTTCTTTTCCGGCGCGTTTAGGACACCTTCCGCCCGTGGTTTGATCGTGGTTAACACATAACCGAACAGCGGTGGAATCCGCTCAATGCCTTTCAAGACCGGAGAGATCATTCCGACTTCCGGCACGAACGTTTCATTTTGAATCATGCTCCGTTTCAGCGTTTTCGATTCTTTGATGAAGATCGAAGGTAACTGGTTGGGATCGGAGGGGAAGTAATACCGCCCGCCCGTGGCGCCGGCGATGGCCCGCATCGTCGAAATATCGCGTCCGCCATGCGGGAAGATCGCGACCATCGAAACGCTGACTTTATTCTTCTGAAAATCACTGATCAACTGTGGTGCGGGGGGCTGAGGATCGCCATCCGAGATGATGATCATGTGCTTGGTGGAGGCATCGCTTTCTTTCAACCCCTTCAGTCCCAGACGCATCGTATTGACAAAGCTGGGCATATCCCCGATTTGCGCGCCATTGATCTTGGGGACCATCTTCTCATAGTCGCCGGCGGGCGTCAGCTTGAACAGCCACTTTTCGCCCTCCATGTAATCGTAAACCAGAACCCCGACTTCATCCTGAGCACCCAGTACCTTAATCGCCTGCTTGGTAATCCGCTTTCCCCAGGTGTTCCCCTCCGGAAACTCGCAGGTATGCAGAATAATTGCCAGCGCGCCTTTGGGTAGAACTTTCTTTTTGGTGATGTCCATCGTGACGGGTAACGCGTCTTCAATGACCGTACGGTGATAGCCTCCCGGGCCAAAACTGTTGTCTCCGCCGACCATCATGAAGCCGATGCCCTGGTTGAAGACGGAGTCGTGGACGGCTTTGAGCTGAATGACGTTAAACGCATCAGCGGGTACGTTTACAAATAAGACCGCGTCATAAGGCATCAGTGAGAGCGAATCATTCGGAAATTCATAAGCCGAAACGACATCGACATTGCGTTCTCCTTCGCGAATCGCTTTCACCAGCGACTCCCAGTCCCGGTCATCACCGGCGGGATTCGTCACAACGAGAACTTTGCCTTCGCCTTCGACATAGATGTAATTGATGACGGTATTGTTTTCGCGGATCTGGTCATCGGCGGCCTGGGTTTCGATTGTCGCGGAATACTCGTAGTAGCCAGGATCCCGCAGATAGATGGGGACGACAAATCGATTTTTGCCGGCTTTGAATTTGACTTCCTGTTCGTAAATCTGTTCTCCGTTCTCACGCAGTACCAGCTTGCCTGCACCATCCTGGAGCGAAGAGAGTACCACGGAAGCTTCATAGTTTTCGCCCAGTTTGACGAACCGTGGCAATTCGAGATTTTCCAGCCAGACTTCCTTGTCATATTCGTATTGAATCGGCAGCACATCCACGGCGATATCGCGGGATTTCAACTCGTCCAGGATCTGTGAGATGGAGCCTTCGGTCTCGGTGCCATCGCTGATCAACACGATGCGTCCGCGGTTTTCTTCAGGCAGCATGGCAGCGGCCAGTGACAGAGTCTGCTCGAGGTTGGTTGCATCCCTGTCGATACGCGAATTCAATGCTTCAAACGGGAACGACATGCGGGGCGGCAGTTCGACAGCCGAATTTCTTCCGAAGACGACAAGACCTGCTTCATCCGTGGGCGGTTTTTCGGTCACCGTTTTCGTAACGAATTCCAGTGCTTCGTCGACGGACCGTTCACCGATGGAATCGGATAGATCCACGGCGTAGACCACTGAGATCACATCCCGTACTCGAACGGACCGTGGTTCTGCAATCAGGATCACAAACAGTCCCAGCATCACCAGTCGCGTCAGCAGCGCAGCCAGTGCCCTGCCCCTGCTCAGCCCACCATAACCGGCCACAGAGAGCCACCAGACCCAGACCGCGAAGAGAATCAGCACGAATGCCCAGGGACGGGCAAAGAGCAGAACTCCCGAAAGTTCGAGGCCCACACAAATGCCGGCGTAAAGCAACAGGAAGAAAATCAAAGGGAGCGCCCGCCGCCACGTCATCGGTGTGCGTGCTCTGGGAACTAACTGTTGATAGAGTTCTTTGATTTTCATGGTGTCAATTTTACGATTAAACGATTTCCGGTGTCAGCAATGAATACCTGATCTTTTGAATTTACAGTCAGTCCCCAGGGAGTCAGGAATTCTCCCTGCTGCATCCCTGTTTTCCCAAATCGCCCCAGGATATTTCCCTGCAAGTCTGTTTTGGTAATCCGTCCTGATCCGTATTCCACGATATACAATTTGCTGGTATTACGGTCGATGGCGATGTCATAGGGGTAATAGAGGGGAATTCCCCCGGTTTTTGCTCCCAGAATTTCCAGAAACTCACCTTCATCTGAGAAAATCTGAATTCGATTATTGATTGCATCCGAGACATAAATTTTGTGATCATGCCAGATCATTCCCGCTGGGCGCTGAAATTCCCCCGGTCCGGTCCCCACCTTGCCGAATTCGAGCAGATACTCGCCCCTTTCCGAGAACTTCTGAACGCGGTCGTGATTCCCATATTCGCAGACGTAGATATCTCCTTCCGGATCCTGCACCACGGACACCGGGTAGATAAACTGGGAAGGACCTTCACCATACTCTCCCAGCATGCGGAGCACATTTCCCTCTTTGTCAAAGAAGACGACGCGATGATAGTGGGTATCCGCAACCGCGATCTCTCCATTCCTGAGCAGACAGACCCCTTCCGGCTTGCCGATTTCAAAATCAGGCATCTCCCACTGTTTGATCAATTCATCATTCGCATCATAAACCAGGACCCGTCCTGCGTTATCCAGGACGTAGAGTTCATCGTCAGGCCCCACATTCAGACTGCGCGGCGCCGGGACCTTGATACCTTCCGCGGGAACAGGCCACTGAGTAATCTCAGAGAAGGATAACTCCGGCGCATCACCGGGAATACAGCCTCCGCACAAGAGCAGACAGCAGAACAGAATCAGCAGTCGAATGGAAATTCGCTGTCCCGCTTCCAGTCCTGCTCGGACGGGTCGATGATAAAAAGTATGTGCTGCACCGGTTTCCCGGTTCATGGTGCGGACTTCTTCCATGGTTCCGAGAAAATAAGTCTGTTTAATTTCGAACGGACCGGCAGGGTCGGTGATCAATTCCACCTGTTCGGGACGGGCCAGCTTGGGTAAGTCGGAGGTTTCCCCGGGTGAATCGATTTCATTCACGGGCCCCAGAAATGAAGCCGCCTTTACCGAGGAGGGTGAACGATAAAGTTCTTCGACTGGACCATGATAGATAACCTGCCCCTGATCCAGGCAGATGACCTGTTGTGCTTCGCGGAGGACCAGCTCGGGAGAATGCGTCGAAAAGACAAGTGAAATATTGTGAGAGACACAATACGCGCGAATGAAATCCCAGTACTGGGGCCAGTGCGCCTGATCGACGTGGACCAGTGGTTCATCCATCACCAGGACTTTCGCCTGACTGGCCAGGGCCCGGACAACCGATAGCCGGGACGCTTCCCCCTGGGACAACTGCCCGGGGTATTTATCGCTCACATCAATTAACCCAAAGGCGGCAAGCAGTTCATCAGCTCGTGCCTGTTGTTGATCTGTATCCGGACTGACCAGCAGACAATGCTCGCGGACCGTGTACTGAGGCCAGAGACCCATACTGTGAGGGACCCAGAACAGGTCGAGGGTTACGGTCTCCGAGTGCGTTTGATTCCGTTGAATTTCTCCCCGATCGGGGCGTTCAAAGCCAACCAGCAGGTTTAACAGAGATGTCTTTCCTGCACCGGAATACCCCATGATGGCAGTCACCCCGGCTGGAATTTCCAGGTCGATGCCCTCCAGGCGTACGCCCCCCTGCCAGGACAGGCTGACTTCGGTCAGTCGCCAGATAAGAGTTTCAGATTGGGGAACCGTTACGACCATCGTTGATCTTTTTTACTTTCAGACAGGCACGCGATAGCTGGCGATCCAGAATCGTTTCACAATGGGAACAAGTGCCAGACAGAGACAGACCGGCACCAGAAAACAGAAAAAGGTGATCGCGGACAACATTGCGTTCTGTCCATAATGCATCAGTCCATATAAACGAACAGCTGACGTCATCGTACTGCCGGGAGCGAGTATTGAGCTGATCGTGACATCCCAGTAAGCCCAGAACGCCAGCAGAACCACGGCCCATAATTGCATTCTTCCCGAGACGGCCCAGAGCAATTCGCCCCCCTGCCCGGCTTGAGAGGGCCGCGGGGATTGACGAAGTATCTGTGCCAGAAACAGGCCGGCATGCTGTTCTCGTTTGAGGAGCATCAGCCGCAGGAACAGGGCGCGGGGAAACAGAAACAACACAAACCCCAGCAGAACCGGAATCGGCGTGCCATACATGACTGAGCCAGCGCGGGTGAGAAACAGGGATGCCAGTCCGAGAGCGAGGATCAGTGCACCACACAAACCAGGTAGACAGCACAAGAGGCCCGTCAGTCCGGTGAAAACGGTGGTATTCTGTTTTAAAAAGAATGAGGCCAGTCCCCAGGCGGCAATACCGGTTGTCGCTGCGTAGGCCAGCGCCCAGGCGCACTCCTGTAAAATGCTGACGAGCTGATACTGATTCTGGAGCAGATTCAGCAATGACTGCAAACTCCCACCACTGATTAAGAGAAAGGGAACCAGCACGACCAGGGCAAAAGCGGTCCCCAGGTAACACCAGTCCCAGAGCTTCGCTTTCTGTAGTACGGGAGTTGGCGTTTCATTCGCATTCACTTTTCTGGTCTCTCTCTGAAACCGCTGCAACAGGCTGAAGACCCCCAGCAGGATGACGACTTCAATGACGAGAGGCGCCAGTAGAAAAGAAAGTGTTTCCTGCACGGGAACGCCACCCGCCTGGGCATCAAAGATCCAGACGGTCCAGGAATCGCGATACATCAGCGAGGCGATTTCAAATTCCTGAAAACTCAACAGAAATAACAGCGTCCAGACGGGGATCAACAGTCGCAGAGAATTCCAGAGAAAAAAACTGGCTCGGGTCTTCAGGCTGGCCAGTCGCGAACGCGGCGCACGAAAAACGCGTCGGATGAAATCCGCTTCGGGAGAGATTAACGCTCCCCCCGCCATACTGAAACAGAGTATTCCCACAGGGACCACTTTCATCAAAACCAGAGTTGAGTATGTCAGTTCGACCAGGGCAGGATACTGCACGAATCTGACAGAAATCAGAGACCAGGCATATCCCACCAGGAGTTCAGGAACAAATAACGGTGATAAAATCAGAATTAACAGGAACCAGGAACGAGATTCAAACGCTTTCCGGGTCGGCGGGGTTAACCGCCGGGCTAAAAAGACTCCGATGAATGAAATACATAAACTGCGCAACACGGTCACGCCACAGGCTGTGGCCAGGCTCATTTCAAATACTCCGTTTTGAGCCAGTCCAGCGTCTGCTCTCTTTGTTTGACCAGATTCGTCAGGGGATATGCTTTTTCGATCTCAGACCGATACTGTTTTACTTCTTCCGGAACTTGCTCCCAGTCAACCGGCCCCAGGGGGATCTGGCGTGACTGCGAGCGGGCCAGTTCCAGTTCAACCCGCTCCGAGAGCAGAAAATCGACCAGTTTCTCGGCCTGCTCCCGCTTTTGGGTTCCTTTGATGATCGCCACACTGTTGGGAATCAGAATCACTTTGTCCTCGATCGTCACGGGGATAGCAGCCACCGGCTGTTGCTCATCGACGGCGACAAAATAGTCATCCGTGTCTGTATAGCCCAGTACGCAGGCACCACCGGCGACGAGGTTCTTGACTTGAGAATTACCGGTCGTGACCTGAATCCCCCGTTTGAGTTGTTCCGCATACCAGGCTTTGAGTTGATCCAGTCCCCAGACATCACAGAGGATGGTAAAATGAGTGAGCGTTGTCCCGTACAGGGGTTTGGCAATAGCGACCTGATCCAACGGCCCGGCCAGAACCTTCTCGATGGCAGCGGAATCCGCCTGCAGCTGATTCGTATTGGTAATAAAAACCCGCAAACGGGCTGCGAAACCGGTCCAGCAGCCTTCCGGATCTTTGAATGACTCAGGGATTCGTTCGTACCCGGAACCTTTATAGCTTTCCAGCAGTCCCCGGGATTTCAGATCCGCGGTACCCAGCGTCTGGTTATTCCAGAAAACATCGCACTGGGGATGCTCCTGTTCTCGAATGATCAGATTCGTCAGGCCGAGAGATTTAGTCGCTTCGGTATCAAACCGGGGTTCGACGGCAATTCCCGTCTCTGCCATGAATTCGTTGAGTATTTTCTCCGAAAAGATGGAGTCATGTGCGCAATACACAACCAATGGATCTGTCTGCTTCTGATAATAGAAGACGACTCCAATTCCCAACAGGGCCAGCAATAGAATGATGATTAAGGTAAGCCAGTCGGGAGCACCCTGGGGCCTGATTTGTTCATTCATTTCTGAGGTGTATTCTCGTCAGTTTTTTTCTCGAGTGAGTTGAAATACTTCTTGATGCCATCGTGATACCCGGGCGGAATCTGCTCCTGCATGATGGCTTCGCTCATGCCCTGCTTGAGATCCGTGACCAGCTTGTTGTAGTTTTTCCTGGCTTCGCCACTGTCGCTGAGCCCCTTGGATTTGAAGGAAAGCAGGACCTTACCAGCGGTGATGGCAGACTTGGACTTTTCGGTTTTAAAACCTTTATCACCCGTGTCGTCTTCATCGACTTTGCCTCCTCCGCCCTGTCCCTCATTGCCGGTCCCTTCACCGGGCATTTCTCCCCCCATCATTTCTGCATAGAGTTCTTCGTAGTCTTCGAGGGTCATACAGTTTTCGCAGGCTTCACCGTCGAGGCCTGATTTGTCGTTTGCCTTTTTAGCCATCTGTAGAACTTTCAGCGCTTCTTCCAGCTTTTTCATGTCCTTGGCCGACTGCGCCACTTCTTTGAGTTCCATTTTTGCCAGGTCCATGGACTCCATGGCTTCTTTGAAAGCCTCTTCGGGAGAAAGCCCCTTAGACTGTGCCATCTGCATCTGTTTCATGGCTCGCTTCAGCGCTGCTGCCATCGGCTTGGAAGAAGTCTGTTCCCGGGCGAATGATTCCATCTCCTTGAGTTTCTTCTGGATTTCATTCTGCAGTTTTTCCCGTTTGACCGGGTCTTTTTCTTTCATCAGCCGTTGCAGCTGATCTTTCAATTCATCCATCTCTTTGGTGAGTGACTGAGTCGAACCCTCCTGCAGCTCTTTAGACCACTTCTTCATGCCGTCAGCTTTCGACAGGCCACCAAATTTCTGGGCCTGGTCTGCCTTCATCATCATGCTTTTCATATTCTCTTCGGCCCTCTGCCGCCACTTGCCTCCCAGAGACTTCTGGTGACCAGCCAGGGTCTTGGCATTTTCCTGTTTTTTGCCGGGGGTCATCTTGCGAAAGTCCGATTTCAGATTCTCTACCGCCAGTTTGACATCTTTAGACTCTTCGTCGCCTGCACCGTTATCTTTGTTCTTCAACTCAGCCATGCGGGCCTTTGTTGCTTTTTTCTCTTTCTGGAACTCCTTGACCTTTTCCTGTTCGATTTCCGCAGCCTGTACTTCACCGAAGGGGTCGAGTTGCGGCGCATATTGCAGTGTCAGAAACAGAACCAGCGTGGAGGCACAGACCCAGCCCACCCGTTTCGCCCAGGCAAATTCCACGACCTGGGCGGGTCTGATTTTCTCTGCCTGCTTTTCTGCGTCCTGCGCGACCAGGGGCTTATAATTGCCGACGGCCTGTTCCAGCATCGTCACCGTCAGAAACAGATCCTTGGTTCCCTGTCTCTGATCGATCAGG
It encodes the following:
- a CDS encoding extracellular solute-binding protein, producing MNEQIRPQGAPDWLTLIIILLLALLGIGVVFYYQKQTDPLVVYCAHDSIFSEKILNEFMAETGIAVEPRFDTEATKSLGLTNLIIREQEHPQCDVFWNNQTLGTADLKSRGLLESYKGSGYERIPESFKDPEGCWTGFAARLRVFITNTNQLQADSAAIEKVLAGPLDQVAIAKPLYGTTLTHFTILCDVWGLDQLKAWYAEQLKRGIQVTTGNSQVKNLVAGGACVLGYTDTDDYFVAVDEQQPVAAIPVTIEDKVILIPNSVAIIKGTQKREQAEKLVDFLLSERVELELARSQSRQIPLGPVDWEQVPEEVKQYRSEIEKAYPLTNLVKQREQTLDWLKTEYLK